TCATAGCAACAAGTTCGGGTTGATTATCTTGATCAACACATAATACGGTATTAACAACCGCACAATCGTTTCTGTAATCTTTTGGGAATAATGGACGAATCGGTCGGTCAATCACACGTGACGTTAATATTGAATTTTCACTTGGACGTCCTTCACGTTTGATAAATCCTCCTGGAATTTTACCGATGGCATAAAACTTTTCTTCATAATCAACACTTAATGGGAAAAAATCAATTCCCGGTCTTGGTTTTTCAGAAGCAGTTGCTGTAGATAAAACAACGGTTTCTCCATAGGTAACAATACATGCTCCGTTTGCTAATCCTGCTACTTTGCCGATTTCAACACTAAGGGTTCTTCCGGCTAGTTCTGTTGAATATACTCTTGACATAAAATGTCTCCTTTCTTTATGCCCTGAGTTCTTAGTCTTTAGTGTCTATTCTCCACGTCTTTATTTGGAGAACAAAAACTAAAAACTAATAAAATAAAACTTCAGGGCGTGTTGTATTAATTATACTCGATATACGACTATTTGTATAGGTTTGACCCAAAAAATATAGAGCGGAAAAAATCCGCTCTATAAAATTTACTTTCTAAGACCTAATCGAGCAATCAATTCACGGTATGCTTCAATATCTGTATCTTGTAAGTATCTTAATAAGTTTCTTCTGTGACCAACCATTTTAAGAAGACCACGTCTTGAATGATGATCTTTTTTATGCATTTTTAAATGCTCGTTAAGTTCGTTGATACGTGTTGTTAATAATGCGATTTGAACTTCTGGAGAACCTGTATCGTTTGGTGTTCTACCATAGTCTTTCATGATTTGTTGTTTTGTTTCTTTGTTCATAATATGAACCTCCTTTTGTTTTATAACGCTATTGCCAAGAAATCGGACGGAGATTCCAAACCCCTAGCATTAGCTTAACTTCCAATTTAAAATAATAGCATACTTCCTCTTGCTTGTAAAGGAGAAAGCTTATTTCTTCTTGTTTTTTTTCTTGTTCTTCTTGTCTTTTTTGTCTTTTTTCTTTTTAGCTTTTTTCTTTTTTGAGGGTTTGTCAAGATCTTTGGTTTCAAGTAATGGACAGTGACTACAATATTTTCCTTTTTTCTTCCATTTTCCGCAGCATTTAGCCATAGGCTTCATCCTTTCAAAGGTTGTAATATGCTCTGAGATCTTTTTCGTCTTCTTTCATTTGAGTGACAAGTTCTTCAAGTGAATCATACTTTTCCTCGGTGCGTAAAAACTTATGAAATTTTACAAGAATACGTTCGCCGTATATCTCTTGATCAAAATCGATGATGTATGTTTCCACTAATATTTCATAGATATTTTCGTCAATTGTGGGTTTGGTTCCGACATAGGTCAACCCATAGTAGGTTTGTCCAAGGACATCAACTTCGGTTGCATAGATTCCATTGCGCGGAAGCTGTTTATGTCCATCCGGCTTAACGTTAGCTGTTGGATACCCTATCGTACGTCCGAGTTTAGCACCTTCAATCACAATGCCGGTTACAAAATATGGCCGTCCCATTAAGGTCTCGGCTAAGTCCATATCTGCTTCTTGTATCGCTTCCCGTATCCATGTACTGCTAATAATACGATTATTATATGAGATTTTTTTCATAGCATGTAGACTATAGCCATACTCATGTGAATACTGTTCTAGCATTTCAATATTCCCTTTGCGCATTTTTCCAAAAGCATAATCTTCGCCAACGACGACTGCTTTGGCGCCTAAGTGTTCATGTAGAATACTTCGAATAAACTCTTCTGGCTCCATACCTGCAGTTTCTTTGGTAAAAGGAAACTGAATATAATAATCCATACCTTCGTTTTCAGCCACATGTTGTTTTTCCATATCCGTATTGATAAGTGCAACTTCATGTTTTGATAACACATGGGTTGGATGTGGATAGAATGTAAAAAAAGCAGTTTTAAGCTGTTGCTCTTTTGCAATTTCTTTTGCTTTAGCTAAAAGTGTTAAATGTCCTTTATGCAAGCCGTCAAAATTTCCAAGGACAACAACGGTGTTTTTTAAAGTACTTTGTTGAATATTATTAATAAATTTCATCCCATACCTCACTAGTAAAACATTTTTTCAACTCTTAATATTGGAGTGTCATTCTGTTCATCTATAACATAAAGACCGACAAAACGTTCATTTGAATCATAAAGTCGATACCTTTTATTCTTGGTTATATCAATCGTGTTGAGTGCTACTTGTTGATTGACGAACACGTTTGAAAGTTTGTTTCCGTTATGAATGCACGCATCATATTCTGATGATACAATAATCTTAGGGCATTCGTCAAATAAGGATTCAATGGAATAAAGCTTTGTCGTTAACTGTTGCTCAAGCATGGCTTGCTTAATCGCCTCTATATGTAATGCATCGTTAATGTTAAACTCGCCAACACGGGTTCTAATCAGCTCAGTCATACATGCTCCATAACCTAGTTTTTGTCCGAGGTCGTGGATTAACGTTCGAATGTACGTTCCTTTTGAACATGTCACATCAAAACGATAGCAATGGTTCCCTAAGGAAGTAAACTGTTCAATCTGGAAGATGTGTACTAAACGAGGTTCACGTTCAACTTCAATTCCTTGTCGTGCCAATTCATATAAGCGTTTACCATCTTTTTTTATGGCAGAATACATCGGAGGTACTTGCATATACTCTCCTAAAAAAGTCATCAAAACTTCGTGTACTTTTGCATCATCAACAGATATCTCTCCATGATACTGATGAAGAACTGTTCCGCTTATATCTTGAGTGTCTGTTTCTATGCCTAGCTCTAATGTTGCGCGATAGGTCTTATTCATATTTGTTAGTAAATCAACGACTTTTGTTGCTTTACCTACACAAATAGGTAAAACACCCGTCGCATCCGGATCAAGTGTTCCTGTGTGACCGATGCGACGAATATTTAAGATACGTCGTAGTTGTGCAACAACATCAAAAGAGGTCATGCCTTTATCTTTGTATACATTAAGAATTCCGTTCATATGCATCAACCAACTCTCTTGTAAATAACTTGATAATATCATCTAATTGTCCGTCTATTGAACATCCGGCGGCTTTCACATGCCCACCACCTTGATATTTTTGTGCAATTTCACACACATTAATGCTTGAATTCGAACGAAAGCTAATCTTATATTTATTATAATCTAATCCTAAAATAAAGCAACTAACCTTAGCGGTATCAACTTCAATAAGCTGATTTACAATCGACTCTGTATCACTTTTTTCAAGAGCATGTTCACACATCTGTTCATGGGAGATGTATGTTAAGACAATATGTCCTTGTTGTATAGCTTGAATATTAGAGAGTGCTATTTCAAGTGCCTTTAAAGATTTTAGGGTTTTGGTAAAATATAGCTTATTGATCAAAAATGTTTGATCGACGCCACCATCAACTAGTTTAGCCGCTATAAGATGGGTTTCTTTACGGGTACAGTCATGTTTAAAAAGTCCTGTATCGTAGATAATCCCTGTGTACAGTGCTGTTGCTACGTTCAAATCTTGAATGGTGCCATTTTTATCTAGATTAAGCATCATTCCGATGACTTCGCAAGTAGAACTTGCATCGACATCGACATGTTGATAATCACCAAAATGTGTGTTGCTGCTATGATGATCAATGTTAAACGTACATGTTGCTTTATTAAAAAGCTCAAGGAAAGGTTCAATTCGACTTAAGTCTCCTGAATCAACAACAATAAGTTGATATGGAGCATTAAGGAGACTTTCTTTGTTCTGCTGATATTCCTCTTGAGTGATAATATCAGCATAGCCCTTTAAAAAATCATAGCCTCGCGGCCTATTTTCAAGCACAACGCTTACACGATATCCTGTATGATCTAAGAGATGATACATTGCCAAAGCAGCTCCAATACAATCGCCATCAGGATGAATATGCCCTGTAATATAGACATGCTCATCCATTGACAAGTGCGTAGTTAAATCAACGTAGTTCATTTTATCACCTGCTCTTAGTCTTCATCGTGATGATTGACTTCATCAATTAATTTGCTCATCTTAACGCCATATTCAATTGAATGGTCAATGACAAAAATCAATTCCGGAGTATTCCTTAAGTTGACTTTTTGTGCCAACTGACGACGAATAAATCCAGCTGAATTTTTCAAGCCTTCCAAAGTCTCTTGATGTTTTGTTTCATCACCAAGCGTACTAAAATGCACTTTGCAAAACTTTAAATCAGGTGTAGTATCCACATGGACAATACTCGTTAGTGTGTCAACCCGCGGGTCTTTTAATCCGTTACGGATAATCGCACTGATTTCATGCTTAATTTCTTCATTGATTCGTATAATTCGGTTGCTGTTTTTTTTCATAATTATCACCTTCTTAACTTCAAATCGTTATCTTGGTATTTCTTCCATGATAAAGGCTTCGATGACATCACCTGTTTTTATATCATTGTATTTTTCTAGCATGATACCACATTCATAGCCTGTCGCTACTTCTTTTGCATCATCTTTAAAACGTTTTAATGACGCTAGGGCACCTTCAAATAATACAATTCCATCACGTACAAGACGTACTTGACAGTTTCGTTGGATTTTCCCGTCCGTTACATAGGAACCAGCTATTGTACCGACATTGGATACTTTAAAGGTATCACGAACTTCTGCATGTCCAATAACTTTTTCTTCATAAATCGGGTCAAGCATTCCCTTCATTGCAAGTTCAATGTCTTCAATTGCATTGTATATAACGCGGTATAGACGAACATCAATTTTTTCACGGTCTGCAGTAATTTTTGCATTTGACTCCGGTCGGACATTAAATCCTATTATGATGGCGTTGGATGCACTCGCTAACATTACATCCGATTCATTAATGGCACCTACTCCACCATGGATAATATTTATTATTACTTCCTCGTTTGAAAGCTTCATTAAACTTTGTTTTACGGCTTCAACAGAACCTTGAACATCCGCTTTTACAATTAATTTAAGTTCTTTCATTTCACCTTCATGAATTTGATGGAACAAATCATCTAAAGTTACTTTTTGAGGTGTGTTTTGTATCATTTTTTCACGAACATTTGATTGGAGACGCTCAGATAACTGTCGTGCTTCACGTTCGTTATTGGTTTGATAGAAAGCTTCTCCTGCAGAAGGAACTTCGCTAAGACCTAGAATCTCAACCGGAGTTGAAGGTCCTGCAGTTCGTACACGCTTACCTTGATCGTTAATCATCGCTCGTACTCTACCATGTGTTGTACCAGCTAAAATTGAATCACCAATTTTTAAGGTTCCGTTTTGTACCAAGACTGTAGCAACAGGTCCTCGTCCTTTATCAAGTTGAGCTTCTACAATCGTTCCACGAGCCGCACGTTTTGGATTAGCTTTGAGTTCACCCAATTCTGCAACGAGAAGAATCATTTCCAGAAGTTGATCAATTCCAGTATGCTGAATCGCAGATACATGAACACAAATTGTATCTCCTCCCCAATCTTCTGTTACAAGACCATATTCAATAAGCTCTTGTTTTACTCGATCTGGATTTGCGCCTTCTTTGTCAATTTTATTAATGGCAACAATAATTTGTACACCGGCTGCTTTTGCATGGTTAATCGCTTCAACCGTTTGTGGCATAACACCATCATCAGCTGCAACAACTAAAATAGCGATATCCGTAGCCATTGCACCACGTAGACGCATGGCTGTAAAAGCTTCATGTCCTGGTGTATCTAAAAATGTAATCTTTTCATTATTTAATTCAACAGAATATGCACCGATATGTTGTGTAATACCACCATGCTCGCCTTCGGTAACGCGTGCTTTTCGGATGGCATCTAGAAGAGAAGTCTTCCCATGGTCAACATGTCCCATAACGACAACAACCGGAGGACGTTTCACTAAATCTTTTTCGTCATCGATATCATCTTCAGCGAAAAATTCTTCAATAAAATCCTTCTCTTGTTCTTTTTCAATCAGAACTTCATACTCTAGTCCGATTTCAACGGCTAAATCAAAATTAATCTCTTGATTGGCAGTCGCCATAATTCCTTTTAACATAAGATATTTTACAATCTCTGATATGGGGCACTCGATTTTTTCAGCCAATGCTTTTACAGAAATTTCTTCTCCGATGTAGATAACGTCTTCTTTTTCTTCAACTTCAACTTCTTTACGATGTTTTTTTGATGTCTTTTGTTTTTTGTTTGGCGCTTCATCGGCTGAGGTATTTTGCTTTACTTGTTTGCCTGTTGTTTTAGTTGTAGTTTGTGTGTTTTTTGTCGAAACTTCTTTTTTAGGTTCTATATTTTGACCCACCTTATTCGATTCATTTTTTGTTTCATCTTCATTATAATATTCGATAACAATTTTTTGATCTTCTTCTTTTATCGAACTCATATGATTTTTTACGGGTATATCAAAGTCTTTTAGCGTGTTGATTAGATCTTTTGAATCTATTCCCAGATCTTTTGCTATCTCGTGTACACGTCTTTTTGACATCCTTTCACCTCCATGTTTTTTCAATGCTCATTGCAAATTGTTCATCTGTAACACAAATCGTCGCACGAAACTGCTTTCCGATTGCATGACCTAATTCCTCTTTATCAAATGCTATGATATAGGGGATTTGTCTATAGTTACACATATTCACAAATTTCTTTTTTGTATTATCTGATGCATTATCGGCAATAACAACCAGGTGAGCATGACCTGCTTTTATTGCTGTCTCAACAGAAAATTCTCCAGAAGCGATTTTTCCTGCTTTTTGACATAATCCAATCATATTTAAGGTCTTATTCAAGTTTATCTAGCGCCTCCTTTAGATTTTCACCAATCTCTTGAGGGATTTTACACTTAAATGAACGTTCCAGTCCTTTGTTTTTCAAAGATTTTTCCAAACATTCTTTGGACTTACAGATATATGCGCCTCGACCATTCGCTTTGCCGGAAACATCGATTAAAAAATCGCCCTCGGACGTTCGAACGACACGTAGCATCTCGCGCTTATCTTTTAACTCTTGACATCCTGTACATTTACGTAATGGCTTCTTCTTGGTCATAATTACTCCTCAAATAATGATTCATCAAATGGATTGATTTCTACTTCAACGTCTTGTCTGCTATTCGCACTCAAAAATAATATTTCTGGATTATCTAAATCTTCTTCTGTGATAAATCCGATTTCTTTTGCCTGCGTTTCACTTTTTATATCAATACGATATCCGGTCAACTTTGCCGCCAGACGAGCATTTTGACCTTCCTTACCGATGGCAAGGGATAATTGATAATCCGGAACGATGACTTTCGCACTTTTTTCCGCCTTATTAACCGCAACTTGAACGACTTTAGAAGGACTAAGGGATGCGGCGATAAATTCAGCCATATTATCATTCCAAGGAATAATATCAATTTTTTCACCATTTAATTCATCAACAATTATACTGACTCTTGAACCATTATGCCCAACACATGAACCGACAGGATCGACTTCATCCTTTGTAGAATACACTGCAATTTTTGTTCGTGAACCTGCTTCTCTAGATATTGACTTGATTTCAACAGTTCCATCATGAACTTCCGGAACTTCGCTTTCAAAAAGGCGTTTGACTAAATCCGGGTGAGTTCTTGATACATATATTTTAGGTCCTTTTGTCCCTGACTTTACTTCAATTACATAGACTTTAATTCGTTCATTAATTGAAT
This sequence is a window from Vallitaleaceae bacterium 9-2. Protein-coding genes within it:
- a CDS encoding YlxR family protein, which encodes MTKKKPLRKCTGCQELKDKREMLRVVRTSEGDFLIDVSGKANGRGAYICKSKECLEKSLKNKGLERSFKCKIPQEIGENLKEALDKLE
- the rbfA gene encoding 30S ribosome-binding factor RbfA, encoding MKKNSNRIIRINEEIKHEISAIIRNGLKDPRVDTLTSIVHVDTTPDLKFCKVHFSTLGDETKHQETLEGLKNSAGFIRRQLAQKVNLRNTPELIFVIDHSIEYGVKMSKLIDEVNHHDED
- the infB gene encoding translation initiation factor IF-2 encodes the protein MSKRRVHEIAKDLGIDSKDLINTLKDFDIPVKNHMSSIKEEDQKIVIEYYNEDETKNESNKVGQNIEPKKEVSTKNTQTTTKTTGKQVKQNTSADEAPNKKQKTSKKHRKEVEVEEKEDVIYIGEEISVKALAEKIECPISEIVKYLMLKGIMATANQEINFDLAVEIGLEYEVLIEKEQEKDFIEEFFAEDDIDDEKDLVKRPPVVVVMGHVDHGKTSLLDAIRKARVTEGEHGGITQHIGAYSVELNNEKITFLDTPGHEAFTAMRLRGAMATDIAILVVAADDGVMPQTVEAINHAKAAGVQIIVAINKIDKEGANPDRVKQELIEYGLVTEDWGGDTICVHVSAIQHTGIDQLLEMILLVAELGELKANPKRAARGTIVEAQLDKGRGPVATVLVQNGTLKIGDSILAGTTHGRVRAMINDQGKRVRTAGPSTPVEILGLSEVPSAGEAFYQTNNEREARQLSERLQSNVREKMIQNTPQKVTLDDLFHQIHEGEMKELKLIVKADVQGSVEAVKQSLMKLSNEEVIINIIHGGVGAINESDVMLASASNAIIIGFNVRPESNAKITADREKIDVRLYRVIYNAIEDIELAMKGMLDPIYEEKVIGHAEVRDTFKVSNVGTIAGSYVTDGKIQRNCQVRLVRDGIVLFEGALASLKRFKDDAKEVATGYECGIMLEKYNDIKTGDVIEAFIMEEIPR
- a CDS encoding L7Ae/L30e/S12e/Gadd45 family ribosomal protein; amino-acid sequence: MNLNKTLNMIGLCQKAGKIASGEFSVETAIKAGHAHLVVIADNASDNTKKKFVNMCNYRQIPYIIAFDKEELGHAIGKQFRATICVTDEQFAMSIEKTWR
- the nusA gene encoding transcription termination factor NusA, which gives rise to MNAEFIQALEQIEKEKNISKEVLLEAIENSLLTACKNHFGTSQNIQVTIDKEKGNVIVLAEKEVVENVEHKELQISLAEAREIDANLDVEDHVQIEVTPKDFGRIAAQKAKQVVVQKIREAERDLLLNSYQEKEKEVVTGIIQRSVKDSVIVNLGKIDAILADKEQVPGETYSINERIKVYVIEVKSGTKGPKIYVSRTHPDLVKRLFESEVPEVHDGTVEIKSISREAGSRTKIAVYSTKDEVDPVGSCVGHNGSRVSIIVDELNGEKIDIIPWNDNMAEFIAASLSPSKVVQVAVNKAEKSAKVIVPDYQLSLAIGKEGQNARLAAKLTGYRIDIKSETQAKEIGFITEEDLDNPEILFLSANSRQDVEVEINPFDESLFEE
- the rpsO gene encoding 30S ribosomal protein S15: MMNKETKQQIMKDYGRTPNDTGSPEVQIALLTTRINELNEHLKMHKKDHHSRRGLLKMVGHRRNLLRYLQDTDIEAYRELIARLGLRK
- the truB gene encoding tRNA pseudouridine(55) synthase TruB, whose product is MHMNGILNVYKDKGMTSFDVVAQLRRILNIRRIGHTGTLDPDATGVLPICVGKATKVVDLLTNMNKTYRATLELGIETDTQDISGTVLHQYHGEISVDDAKVHEVLMTFLGEYMQVPPMYSAIKKDGKRLYELARQGIEVEREPRLVHIFQIEQFTSLGNHCYRFDVTCSKGTYIRTLIHDLGQKLGYGACMTELIRTRVGEFNINDALHIEAIKQAMLEQQLTTKLYSIESLFDECPKIIVSSEYDACIHNGNKLSNVFVNQQVALNTIDITKNKRYRLYDSNERFVGLYVIDEQNDTPILRVEKMFY
- a CDS encoding bifunctional riboflavin kinase/FAD synthetase, producing MKFINNIQQSTLKNTVVVLGNFDGLHKGHLTLLAKAKEIAKEQQLKTAFFTFYPHPTHVLSKHEVALINTDMEKQHVAENEGMDYYIQFPFTKETAGMEPEEFIRSILHEHLGAKAVVVGEDYAFGKMRKGNIEMLEQYSHEYGYSLHAMKKISYNNRIISSTWIREAIQEADMDLAETLMGRPYFVTGIVIEGAKLGRTIGYPTANVKPDGHKQLPRNGIYATEVDVLGQTYYGLTYVGTKPTIDENIYEILVETYIIDFDQEIYGERILVKFHKFLRTEEKYDSLEELVTQMKEDEKDLRAYYNL
- a CDS encoding bifunctional oligoribonuclease/PAP phosphatase NrnA, with protein sequence MNYVDLTTHLSMDEHVYITGHIHPDGDCIGAALAMYHLLDHTGYRVSVVLENRPRGYDFLKGYADIITQEEYQQNKESLLNAPYQLIVVDSGDLSRIEPFLELFNKATCTFNIDHHSSNTHFGDYQHVDVDASSTCEVIGMMLNLDKNGTIQDLNVATALYTGIIYDTGLFKHDCTRKETHLIAAKLVDGGVDQTFLINKLYFTKTLKSLKALEIALSNIQAIQQGHIVLTYISHEQMCEHALEKSDTESIVNQLIEVDTAKVSCFILGLDYNKYKISFRSNSSINVCEIAQKYQGGGHVKAAGCSIDGQLDDIIKLFTRELVDAYERNS